Part of the Natrialbaceae archaeon AArc-T1-2 genome, CCCGGCCGAACACGTAAAGCGCGTATACATCTCGCTGTATCACGATCACCTGCCACGGCTGGTCGACGCTGGGTTGCTCGAGTACGAACAGGAGCGAGATCTCGTCGAGCCGGGCTACTCGAGGTGATACTATCGGACGTACCTGTGTGACGATGCTCGCCACCCCGGGGCGGCGAGAATCGTTCACGACGTACGTCCGGCAGTATGAGGGGGGCGATCAGAACTCGAGGTTCGACGTCGAGACTAGGTCGTGGTCGTCGTCGTCGATCGGCCCAGTCGCGACGAACGCGTAGTCGTCGTCGGTCAGATACACCGCGTCGTCGTGGACCGTCACGTCGACTTCGGGTAAGAACGCGCCCTCACACGGCCCGTAGGTACAGTAGCCGGTGTCGGCTTCGAAGTACGCGCCGTGGTTTTCACAGACGAGCTCGCCGTTTCGCATCGGCGCGCCAGATCCCTTGTCGAGGTTGATGTGCGTAACGTGCTGGCAGTAGTTGAGCCAGCCGGCGACCTCGCCGTTCGTCCGGACCAGGATCGCCTCCGTTCGTTCGTCCCTCTCGCGATCTCGAACCTGGAACAGAAACGTCGTGTCGTCGGGAACCGACTCGAGGCCGGTGATCCGTCGTCCGTCGTCCATCGTCGTCGGGACCTATCGACTGGGGACACTTATACTGTCGGAGAGAGGCCTGCGTACCGGTCCGTGTCGAACGTCGTCGTCGGCGCGAGGGCCATCCGTCAGTATGAGGTGGACGGTCGCCGAACGGCCGCCATGGCCGACTGGCTCGTCTACGGCGCGTACGGCTACACCGGGCGACTGATCTCGACCGAGGCCGTCTCGAGGGGGCTGTCGCCCGTCGTCGCCGGCCGCGATCCGGACCGGCTCGCGTCGCTGGCCGACGATCTCGGTCTCGTGTCGTGGTCGTTCGACCTCGACGGCGACCTCGCCTCCCGCGTCGGCGAGTTCGACGCCGTACTCAACTGTGCGGGGCCGTTCGTCGACACCTCCGGACCGCTCGTCGCGGCGTGTCTCGAGGCGGGAACGGACTACCTCGACGTCACGGGCGAACCCGCGGTGTTCGCCCGACTCGCCGGGCGGGACGACGAGGCGAGCGCGGCGGGCGTGACGCTGTTGCCAGGCGTCGGATTCGAGGTCGTCGTCGCGGACTGTCTGGCCGCGACGCTCGCCGCAAGACACCCACAGGCAACTGAACTCGCGATCGGGATCAGCAAAACCGGCTCGTTCTCGGGCGGGACGCTCCGGACGGTGATTCGACTCCTCGGCGATGGCGGGCTCGTTCGTCGGGACGACCGACTGCTCCGGGTTCCGGCAGCCGACGACGTCCGACAGTTCGACTTCGGCGACGGGCCGACGTCGACGGTTGCCGCACCGCTTGGCAGTGTCGTGACGACTGCGTACAGTACGAACGTCGAGACGGTCGGCATCTACGTCGATCTCCCCGAGATATTCGCCAGGATAGCTCCCCTCGTCGCGCCGCTCGAGGCGATCTTTCGGCTCGGTCCCGTCGAGCGCGGCCTCGAGTGCGTCGTCACCGGCCTCGTCGACGGACCTGACGAGCGAGAGCGAGAGGACGGCGAGGTGGTCGTCGTGGCCGAGGTGACAGGCGGCGAGCGGACCGAACGCGCCCGTCTCCGGAGTCCGGAGACCTATACGCTGACGGCCGACGCCGCGGCCAGCGCCGTCGAACGGACGCTTGCCGGGGACGCGACCGCAGGCTTTCAGACCCCGGCGACCGCATTCGGCCCCGACTTCGTGACGCGACTCGAGGGCGTGGACGTCGAATTCGAATCCGCCGGTCGTCGCTGACGACTACGTCGTGACCAGTTCGGCCGGCGGCTCCCCCGGCAGGCCGTCTCGATCGTGTGGGGCCTCGAACGCGAGGTCGGGACCACGGGCGACGATCCGGTGTGGGTTGACTTCCGGATGTGTCGTGTAGTAGTGTTCTTTGATGTGGTCCATCCGCACCGTCTCGGCGACGCCCGGCGTCTGGTACAGATCGCGCAGGTACGGCCAGAGGTTCTCGTACTCTCGCACGTACTGGACGTTACACATGAAGTGAGTGTGATAGACGTTGTCGAATCGAACCAGGGTGGTGAACATGGCGACGTCGGCCTCGGTCAGTCGATCGCCCGCGAGGTAGCGTCGGTCGGCGAGGGCGTCGTCCCACCGATCGAGCGCCGAAAAGAGGTCGTCGACGGCCTCGTCGTAGGGCTCCTGTTCGGTCGCGAACCCGGCGCGGTAGACGCCGTTGTTGATCGGCTCGTAGATCTCCTCGAGGATCCGGTCGACGTCCTCGCGGTATCCCTCGGGGTAGAGGTCGACCGCTCGCGTCGCCAGGTCCGCGAAGACGGTGTCGAACATCCGCATGATCTCTCTGGATTCGTTGTTGACGATCGTCTCTTCGTCGGTATCCCAGAGGACGGGGACGGTCACTCGACAGGTCGCGTCGGGATCGGCACGGGCGTACAACGCTCGCAGGTAGTCGGCGTCGTAGACGCCGTCGCGGGTGCAGCCGTCCTTCTCGGGCGTGAACTGCCAGCCGTCGTCACCGCGGTAGGGGTCGACGACCGAGACGGGGACGGCATCCTCGAGACCGAGCAACGAGCGGACGATCAGCGTCCGGTGGGCCCACGGGCAGGCGGAGGAGACGTAGAGGTGATACCGACCCGACTCGGGCCGGAAACGGGCGTCCGGATCGTCTCGAACCCAGTCGCGAAACGGCGTCTCCTGGCGCTCGAACGCGCCTTCCTCGGTCGTGGTCTCGTAGGCGTCAGTGTGCCACTCGCCGTTGACGAGCATGTTCATGTCTCGAGAGAGAGGCCGCAGACGGAAAGAGGCCTGCTAATCCCGGCGTCACCGGGTCCGGGTACGGAAGCGACACTACTCGGCGTCGGTAGCGACCGTCGCGGTCGCGTCCACGCGCTCGTCGTCGTCGGTGAACGCCGTCGCGTCCTCGAGGTCGTCGGGGTCGCCCTCGTAGACGACGGCCGTCACCGTCTCGCCGTCCTCGAGCGTGTCCTCGAACTCGAGGTCGACGCCCTCGTGTTCGCCGCGTTCGAGCGCGTCGCTCGTGGCGATCGTCTCGCCGGTCTCGTTCTCGACGGCGACGAAGCCGCCGTCGGGAAGTGACGCGTTGACGGTCGCACCCGAGACGTCGGTCGACTCGAACTCGACCGTCGCGGGGCCGCCGTAGACGACCTCGAGCTCGTCGATCTCGCCGTCGCCGGTCGTGTAGACGCCGTAGGTGACGTTGCCCGGTTCGATGAGCCCGGCGTCGGCCTCGAGCGTCAGTTCGGTACGCTCCTCGGGCCCGAGGTCGACGACCTGTTGTTCGAGGACCTCGCCGTCGACGCGCAGATCGACGGGCTGGCTCGTCTCGAAGACGTTGGGGTTCGAGATCTCTGCATCGACCGACAGCGTCTCCTCGGTCGTGACCGACGCTGGGCCGTCTGTCGACTCGACCTGGAACGACGTCCGCGCCGCTTCGTCGGCGAGTCGGTCCTCGCTCGTGACCGTCGCCGTGTCGCTGACGGGATAGCCGGCCTCGAGGTACGGCCTGTCCTCTTCGCCGTCGGTCTCCTCGTAGACGAACTCGCCGTCGTCGGTCGTATCCTGGTGTACGACGACCGTGAGTTCGCCGAACAGCTCTTGTTCTATTTCCTCGTGGCGGTCGACGGTGACGTTCTCGTGGCTGCCGGCCTCGAGCGCGTCGGAGACGCCGAGGATCGTGCCCGCACCGTCGGTGACGACGACGAAGCCGCCGTCGGACATCTCGACGTGATCGACCGTCACGCTGGTTCCGTCCCCGCGCTGGTCGGTGAACTCGATCGAGGCCTCGGGATCCTCGACGACCTCCGAGCCGAAAAGCGCGGGCGCTTGCCCGACGATTACGCCTGCCGCGAGAACGATCACGATCGCGATCGAGATAGCGACGATTCGTTTTATCCTGCCCATCGGTATCGTCCGTCGGTTCCGACGTTCATCGTGTTCAGACGACTGTATGGCGTCACCGACCTAAAACGCTCGCTACAGTACGGTTACGAGAGAGTCATTCGTTCGGATATCATCGGTTCGAATCGATCCACACGCCGATGCGGCGGGATCCGAAGCCTGTTTAGTCGCGGCGCTCGCAGTCAGGGTCGATGCCACTGCGCGTGACGTTTCTCGGAACCAGCGGGGCCGTTCCGACGACCGAGCGGAACCCGAGTGCGATCTACGTCGCTCGAGAGGGTGACGAGTTACTGTTCGACTGCGGAGAAGGGACCCAGCGCCAGATGATGTGTTTCGGCACCGGCTTTTCGGTCTCCCAGCTGTTCGTCACGCACACCCACGGCGATCACGTCCTCGGGATACCAGGCCTGATCCAGACGCTCGATTTCAACGAGCGCGAGAAACCGCTTGCAATCCACGTCCCGTCGGGAAGACGTCGCGAGATTCGTTCACTCGTCCACGCGCTCGACACCGATCCCGACTTCCCGATCACGATCTCGGCCGTCGGCGGCGGCGACGTCGCCTACCGCGGCGACGACTACGAGGTCCGGGTCTTCGACGTCGACCACGACACCCGTGCGGTCGGCTACGCGCTCGTCGAGGACGAACGCAAGGGCCGGTTCGATCGCGAACGGGCCGAGGAGCTTGGCGTCCCCGTCGGCCCGAAGTTCTCGCAACTTCACGAGGGCGAGCCGGTCGAACTCGAGGACGGCACCGTCGTCCAGCCGGAGCAGGTCGTCGGCGATCCCCGTCCGGGCCGCAGCGTGGTCTACACCGGCGACACCCGCCCGACCGTCGCGACCGTCGAGGCCGCAGCCGAGCCGGACCTGCTGATCCACGACGGCACATTCGCCGACGACCGGGTCGAGCGGGCGTCGGAAACGGGCCACTCGACGGCCCGCGGGGCGGCCCGGATCGCCACCGAGGCGGGCGCAAAACGACTCGCGCTCGTGGGCACCTCCTCGCGCTACGCCGGGGACGTCTCCGATCACCACGCCCAGGCCCAGGAGGTCTTCGACGGCGACCTGCTGATTCCGGACGACGGCGATGAGCTCGAGATTCCGCACCTGGACGCGTGAACGTGCCGCCCGCTCGTCGACGACGTACGTACCTTATCAACCGTATAAACTGGCTTCTCCGATCGTGAACGGAGTGAACGTCAAGAAGACTTATGATTCGTTTTCGTTTCCCTGCGATCATAGGGTGATGACCGCTTGATAGGAATAGTGGATTCGTTTACGGAGCTCGTCTTTCTCACGTTCTACGTATCGTTCTTCGTCGGGACGATCACGATTCTCGTGCTCGCTCACCGACGAATGGCACGGGAGCTGTGGCTCGGGGCGTTCTTCGCGGCACTCATCGCCGTTACGATCGTGGGCACGCCGCTGTTGCCCGTCGTGGACATGCACAAGTTCGCCCAGCCGAGCGAGGAAGAGCGCGTCTACTACGAACCACGAGTCGTCGACGACGCCGGGAACGAACTGTACTACGACTACCGTGCGATACCGCCGACGACCGCGAGCCGTTCGTCGACGGTACTCGACCGCACCGTCCACGAGTACAACGAGACGGAGCGTCTGGAGATCGGTGAGTTCTACCTCTTCAACGCGAACGA contains:
- a CDS encoding DUF7282 domain-containing protein codes for the protein MGRIKRIVAISIAIVIVLAAGVIVGQAPALFGSEVVEDPEASIEFTDQRGDGTSVTVDHVEMSDGGFVVVTDGAGTILGVSDALEAGSHENVTVDRHEEIEQELFGELTVVVHQDTTDDGEFVYEETDGEEDRPYLEAGYPVSDTATVTSEDRLADEAARTSFQVESTDGPASVTTEETLSVDAEISNPNVFETSQPVDLRVDGEVLEQQVVDLGPEERTELTLEADAGLIEPGNVTYGVYTTGDGEIDELEVVYGGPATVEFESTDVSGATVNASLPDGGFVAVENETGETIATSDALERGEHEGVDLEFEDTLEDGETVTAVVYEGDPDDLEDATAFTDDDERVDATATVATDAE
- a CDS encoding saccharopine dehydrogenase family protein; translation: MSNVVVGARAIRQYEVDGRRTAAMADWLVYGAYGYTGRLISTEAVSRGLSPVVAGRDPDRLASLADDLGLVSWSFDLDGDLASRVGEFDAVLNCAGPFVDTSGPLVAACLEAGTDYLDVTGEPAVFARLAGRDDEASAAGVTLLPGVGFEVVVADCLAATLAARHPQATELAIGISKTGSFSGGTLRTVIRLLGDGGLVRRDDRLLRVPAADDVRQFDFGDGPTSTVAAPLGSVVTTAYSTNVETVGIYVDLPEIFARIAPLVAPLEAIFRLGPVERGLECVVTGLVDGPDEREREDGEVVVVAEVTGGERTERARLRSPETYTLTADAAASAVERTLAGDATAGFQTPATAFGPDFVTRLEGVDVEFESAGRR
- a CDS encoding glutathione S-transferase family protein — translated: MNMLVNGEWHTDAYETTTEEGAFERQETPFRDWVRDDPDARFRPESGRYHLYVSSACPWAHRTLIVRSLLGLEDAVPVSVVDPYRGDDGWQFTPEKDGCTRDGVYDADYLRALYARADPDATCRVTVPVLWDTDEETIVNNESREIMRMFDTVFADLATRAVDLYPEGYREDVDRILEEIYEPINNGVYRAGFATEQEPYDEAVDDLFSALDRWDDALADRRYLAGDRLTEADVAMFTTLVRFDNVYHTHFMCNVQYVREYENLWPYLRDLYQTPGVAETVRMDHIKEHYYTTHPEVNPHRIVARGPDLAFEAPHDRDGLPGEPPAELVTT
- a CDS encoding Rieske (2Fe-2S) protein, which translates into the protein MDDGRRITGLESVPDDTTFLFQVRDRERDERTEAILVRTNGEVAGWLNYCQHVTHINLDKGSGAPMRNGELVCENHGAYFEADTGYCTYGPCEGAFLPEVDVTVHDDAVYLTDDDYAFVATGPIDDDDHDLVSTSNLEF
- the rnz gene encoding ribonuclease Z, with the translated sequence MPLRVTFLGTSGAVPTTERNPSAIYVAREGDELLFDCGEGTQRQMMCFGTGFSVSQLFVTHTHGDHVLGIPGLIQTLDFNEREKPLAIHVPSGRRREIRSLVHALDTDPDFPITISAVGGGDVAYRGDDYEVRVFDVDHDTRAVGYALVEDERKGRFDRERAEELGVPVGPKFSQLHEGEPVELEDGTVVQPEQVVGDPRPGRSVVYTGDTRPTVATVEAAAEPDLLIHDGTFADDRVERASETGHSTARGAARIATEAGAKRLALVGTSSRYAGDVSDHHAQAQEVFDGDLLIPDDGDELEIPHLDA